In Chitinophagales bacterium, a genomic segment contains:
- a CDS encoding TonB-dependent receptor, giving the protein MVAFFHGNAQTISGTVKDISINEPLIGATVTIKETAIGTVTDEEGKFLLRVDQSFPVTITISYLGYISKEVIVREISEALIIKLQPDKIILHGVQITGERLSEKEKGSPLTIESMDLIAIKETPSFNFYEGLGALKGVDIVSASLGFKIINTRGFNSTSPVRTLQIIDGVDNQAPGLNFSLGNFLGAPDLDVVRVDLVVGASSAFYGPNAFNGVISMSTKDPFTTPGLSFSFKKGERQLFEGSFRWDQVIRNKAGKEKFAYKLNGYYLKALDWEANNIDAVYGSQDGKNNAGGYDAVNRYGDEFNYTQDYSNQAWSYPGLGRIYRTGYLEKGLVDYNTYNAKVAAAFHYKLTPDVRLKFASNFGTGTTVYQGDNRYSLKDVFLAQTRIEIEKPDKFFLRAYVTNENSGKSYDAFFTALRLEQEAKSSGAWNLDYFNYYVGHEVPKIKGFECWPLFQYPVPEWYTDSILACLKQHADLISQYQQDARSYADDSSLYPGEHGYFLPGTYAFDTAFAGITSRETYAHGGTHLYDRSALYNVHGEYKLFPKIMEITLGATFRQYRPNSHGTIFSDTAGRVITNSEYGMYAGFEKKFFRDQLTINIAVRMDKNQNFNYLFSPAASAVYNYRKQVFRVSFSSAIRNPTLADQYLYYNAGPAILVGNIHGFNSLATLESVITAVRWNCDSLKLFNIAPLRPEAVKTIEAGWRASLFNHLYIDAEYYFSRYQNFIGYKIGATTRCDIYDHIAGVQFFRVAANTSDIVTTQGFSIGLNYYFSNYFSLSGNYSFNRLDRRGSIDPIIPAYNTPQNKCNIGISGRNILASITFLNDIWDKLPVIPFNHYGFSINYKWVEGFLFEGSPQFTGIVPAYSSVDAQVNKQVPKLNLTLKLGASNLLNHKSFQVYGGPTIGRLAYIQAVVDLPAQRLSHKK; this is encoded by the coding sequence ATTGTCGCATTCTTTCACGGTAATGCGCAAACCATTTCCGGCACGGTGAAAGATATTTCTATAAATGAGCCATTAATCGGTGCCACCGTTACCATCAAAGAAACTGCTATCGGAACCGTAACAGATGAGGAAGGCAAATTTCTGCTGCGCGTTGATCAATCATTTCCAGTCACAATTACAATTTCTTATTTAGGCTACATCAGCAAAGAAGTGATTGTAAGGGAAATTTCCGAAGCGCTCATTATCAAGCTACAGCCGGATAAAATCATTTTGCATGGAGTTCAGATAACCGGTGAAAGGCTAAGTGAAAAAGAAAAGGGATCGCCGCTTACGATCGAATCAATGGATCTTATTGCCATAAAAGAAACTCCGTCATTCAATTTTTACGAAGGGCTTGGTGCATTGAAAGGAGTTGATATTGTCTCTGCGAGCTTAGGCTTCAAGATCATAAATACAAGAGGGTTTAATTCTACTTCACCGGTGCGAACCCTGCAGATCATTGACGGAGTGGATAACCAGGCCCCGGGCTTAAATTTTTCACTTGGAAATTTTCTGGGCGCTCCTGATCTTGATGTGGTTCGCGTAGATCTCGTAGTGGGCGCCAGTTCGGCTTTCTATGGACCGAATGCATTTAATGGCGTGATCAGCATGTCAACAAAAGACCCTTTTACTACTCCGGGATTATCGTTTTCATTTAAAAAAGGTGAGCGCCAATTATTCGAAGGCTCCTTTCGTTGGGACCAGGTCATCAGGAATAAAGCCGGAAAAGAAAAATTTGCATATAAGCTGAACGGTTATTACCTGAAAGCCCTCGATTGGGAAGCAAATAATATTGATGCCGTCTATGGCTCACAGGATGGCAAAAACAATGCGGGAGGCTATGATGCAGTGAACCGGTATGGTGATGAATTTAATTACACGCAGGACTATTCAAATCAGGCCTGGTCTTATCCTGGTCTGGGAAGAATATATCGCACAGGTTATTTAGAAAAAGGCCTCGTAGATTATAACACCTATAATGCAAAAGTTGCTGCGGCATTTCATTATAAGCTTACGCCTGATGTACGTCTTAAATTTGCTTCTAATTTCGGAACCGGCACTACGGTTTATCAGGGTGATAACAGGTATTCACTAAAAGATGTTTTCCTGGCGCAGACCAGGATAGAAATTGAAAAGCCTGATAAATTTTTTTTACGCGCTTATGTAACCAATGAAAACTCGGGTAAATCTTATGATGCGTTTTTTACAGCATTGCGGCTGGAGCAGGAAGCAAAGTCTTCCGGTGCATGGAACCTGGATTATTTTAATTACTATGTAGGGCATGAAGTGCCAAAGATTAAAGGGTTTGAATGCTGGCCCTTATTCCAATATCCGGTCCCGGAATGGTACACTGACAGCATTCTCGCATGCCTTAAACAGCATGCTGATTTAATTTCTCAGTATCAACAAGATGCCCGCAGCTATGCTGATGACTCGAGTCTCTATCCGGGCGAGCACGGTTATTTCTTGCCCGGCACTTATGCATTCGACACGGCATTTGCAGGCATCACTTCAAGGGAAACATATGCTCACGGAGGAACACATTTGTACGATCGCTCTGCCTTGTATAATGTTCATGGAGAATACAAGCTTTTTCCGAAAATTATGGAGATCACCCTGGGCGCAACGTTCCGCCAATACCGGCCTAATTCTCATGGAACCATTTTTAGCGATACAGCCGGAAGAGTGATCACGAATTCTGAATACGGAATGTATGCCGGCTTCGAAAAAAAATTCTTCAGAGATCAGCTCACAATAAATATTGCCGTCCGGATGGATAAGAACCAGAATTTCAACTACCTGTTTTCCCCGGCTGCTTCCGCAGTATATAATTACAGAAAGCAGGTGTTTCGCGTTTCCTTTTCCTCTGCTATAAGAAACCCCACCCTTGCTGATCAATATCTTTATTACAATGCAGGTCCGGCAATCCTTGTTGGAAACATTCATGGATTTAATTCCCTTGCTACCCTTGAATCAGTAATAACAGCAGTGAGATGGAATTGCGATTCGCTCAAGTTATTTAACATTGCCCCTCTTCGGCCGGAAGCAGTTAAAACAATTGAGGCAGGATGGCGTGCTTCGCTTTTTAATCATTTATATATTGACGCGGAGTATTATTTTAGCCGGTATCAGAATTTTATCGGGTATAAAATAGGAGCTACTACACGATGTGATATTTATGATCATATTGCCGGTGTTCAATTTTTTAGAGTTGCAGCCAATACCAGCGATATCGTTACTACGCAGGGATTTTCAATTGGACTTAATTATTATTTCAGCAATTATTTTTCTCTAAGCGGAAACTATTCTTTTAACCGCCTGGATCGCCGGGGATCGATTGATCCAATTATTCCGGCCTATAATACACCGCAAAACAAATGTAACATAGGTATAAGCGGGAGAAATATTCTTGCCTCTATCACCTTCTTAAATGATATCTGGGATAAGCTTCCTGTTATTCCATTTAATCACTATGGATTTAGCATCAATTATAAATGGGTAGAAGGATTTTTATTTGAAGGATCACCTCAGTTTACAGGAATTGTACCTGCCTATAGTTCAGTAGATGCACAAGTTAATAAACAAGTTCCGAAATTAAATCTAACTCTAAAATTGGGCGCCTCCAATCTTCTTAACCATAAAAGCTTTCAGGTTTATGGCGGACCTACAATTGGAAGATTAGCATATATACAAGCAGTAGTTGATCTTCCTGCACAACGACTCTCCCATAAAAAATAA
- a CDS encoding T9SS type A sorting domain-containing protein: protein MKKFTLTSFLLFNFLIGSFAQHRYVDPIFSGTQITSNITYGQNISVLLGGMQDLKMDVYEPVGDTLAQRPLIVYMHPGDFLPIVCNGGVNGDLHDSAVVEMCKQFARRGYVVANIDYRLGWLPLNPNQDCRKGSLYQAVYRGLQDAKTCVRYFKMNAAVQGNSYKIDTGKIVVGGQGSAGYISTAYAALNQPSELLLPQFISSSTDASCGSTTGQPFIVESVLGDFDGFGGLPQYNNPNWPGYSSKVEMVFNMEGGMGDTSWMQQGEVPMVSFHDVNNPLAPYDLGNVFVPLGDGTILLVTEVAGSHLFIKRANELGNNNIFHIGWTDPYTTRANRVDDGYTVNGFSREGLFPIVQPDPSLFIPGDPYHGQTSPWEWWNCADLEKAAPFCGQTPGFADTVCGAGFYTNPNMSKTKALNYIDTVQYYLDERICLALGLCSGNVIGINEASVFKAEVNLFPNPASQVIHLNLNNTSLHFLAVRIYDIEGRKVYSEENLYRNSLDINCDQFRKGSFIIHTQTEKGNAAGKLVID from the coding sequence ATGAAAAAATTTACTTTAACATCTTTCCTCCTTTTCAATTTCTTAATTGGTTCATTTGCGCAGCACCGGTATGTTGACCCGATATTTTCCGGCACGCAAATAACCTCTAATATCACTTATGGACAAAACATCAGCGTGTTGCTGGGCGGCATGCAGGATTTAAAAATGGATGTGTATGAGCCGGTGGGAGATACGCTTGCTCAGCGTCCCCTCATCGTCTATATGCATCCCGGTGATTTTCTTCCGATCGTATGTAATGGGGGCGTAAATGGAGATCTTCATGACAGTGCCGTTGTAGAAATGTGCAAACAATTTGCAAGGCGCGGATATGTTGTTGCTAATATTGATTACCGTTTAGGGTGGCTCCCGCTCAATCCGAATCAGGATTGCAGGAAGGGCTCCTTGTACCAGGCAGTTTACCGGGGCCTGCAGGATGCTAAAACATGTGTGCGCTATTTTAAAATGAATGCTGCTGTACAAGGCAATAGTTATAAAATTGATACCGGCAAAATAGTAGTTGGCGGGCAGGGATCTGCTGGTTATATCTCAACAGCCTATGCAGCATTGAATCAGCCATCAGAATTGTTGCTCCCTCAATTTATCTCTAGTTCAACGGATGCGAGCTGCGGCAGTACAACAGGTCAACCTTTTATAGTAGAATCAGTGCTTGGAGATTTTGATGGATTCGGTGGTCTTCCGCAATATAATAACCCCAATTGGCCCGGCTATTCGAGTAAAGTAGAAATGGTTTTCAATATGGAAGGTGGTATGGGAGATACATCATGGATGCAACAAGGTGAAGTTCCAATGGTTTCTTTTCACGATGTAAACAACCCACTGGCGCCTTATGATTTGGGAAATGTCTTTGTTCCGCTTGGTGATGGAACTATCTTATTGGTAACTGAAGTTGCCGGTAGTCATCTATTCATTAAAAGAGCAAACGAACTCGGTAACAATAATATTTTTCATATTGGCTGGACGGATCCCTATACTACCAGAGCAAATCGCGTAGATGATGGATATACGGTAAATGGCTTTTCACGGGAAGGCTTGTTTCCCATTGTTCAGCCTGATCCATCATTATTCATTCCCGGTGATCCCTATCATGGACAAACGAGCCCATGGGAATGGTGGAATTGTGCCGATCTTGAAAAGGCGGCCCCCTTTTGTGGTCAAACACCAGGGTTTGCGGATACGGTTTGCGGAGCAGGATTTTATACCAATCCCAACATGTCTAAAACCAAAGCGCTGAATTACATAGATACTGTACAGTATTATTTGGATGAGCGCATCTGCCTCGCCTTAGGATTGTGCAGCGGGAATGTAATCGGCATTAACGAGGCAAGTGTTTTTAAAGCGGAAGTAAATCTCTTTCCCAATCCCGCTTCTCAGGTAATCCATCTGAATCTGAATAATACTTCTTTACATTTTCTAGCCGTAAGAATCTATGATATCGAAGGCAGAAAAGTCTATTCGGAAGAGAATCTCTATCGAAATTCCCTTGACATTAATTGTGATCAGTTTAGGAAAGGTTCGTTTATCATTCATACTCAAACAGAAAAAGGAAATGCTGCAGGAAAACTGGTAATAGATTAA